The following is a genomic window from Zerene cesonia ecotype Mississippi chromosome 25, Zerene_cesonia_1.1, whole genome shotgun sequence.
ATTGGTCTAATAAATGCAAGATGAGAATTCTGCCCAATTAGCCTCCTGTTATCACTAATAAGGCatgtgaaaaattttgaaagaatagaaaaaaattaatcacgaggcgggattcgaacccgcgttttttgccaaaccgtagcaacgcctagtcTGATCAcaggtggccgagaggctaggcgttttttctattctttcaaaatttctcatttataaagcacttcaatgttataaaactaaaaattaaataaaacggcatgttataattaatagtgtATCCACATGTTGTGTTCTTTGGTAAACATTTAACAAGCTTCCATAAAATCGCTAAACGAACACGCCAAaagtattaaagaaatataaattgtttgaagtttattgttacaagtaattatataattatcgacttgtaagaaatttttattttattttagttacacTGCGAAACAATTTCCACGAAATCAATTAagctagaaattaaaaactttttaacggattttaaacgtgatttattcattatattatttaactcgatgtttcgaacactttacagcgagcgcgGTCAGCTAGTCTCgctcgcgtttaaaatcctctaaaaagtttttatttctaaatgtaatactcgcgtaaaatcaaacacaagaaaatactataatgtaAGCTAATCCAAAATAATTCATCTACCACATCACACTAACAATATACACGTGAAGTACTTTAAAAGCACCTGTATACTACAATTCTGCTATATTAGTCTCGTTAGTTCCATATTACAAACTCACGAGTACCTATTTGTTATAACGATCTCTCGTACGcgacattttattatacttgtttgaaactttaaattgattattgattttactATTTACAAACTATGCGAGTGTCGTGCGCACTGCGGGGAGTTtcgtttctttatatttaagctATGTTGTACCGGCAGTAAAACACCCGAAACACTAATAACCTAGATATTAAGAGGATATTAAAGTAtctatgtgggagtcgagcacgcttcgacagTATTACTAAGCTACGTGTTGTATTGATCGTCCTTTATTAAAATCAGTGAAAAATCGATAAAGCTCTAGTGTATCTATAGCCTTAACgcatatattgtatttatgtctACTCAAGTGAGGATAAGAGGATCTAGGTCATTAGCATGGACAACGCAGTATCATAGAACAAAGGTGATCAACACATCTAGTGTttagttttgatattttatggcAGATTTTCTTAGTATATAAACTAATGTGAACCGACCTGTTTTGAATTATCAACCACAGGATATTGATTAGATACTAGATATTTACCTAAGTTTATTGATTCcctttaataaatcaattgatTGTGAAAGGCACTAAAGTATAATTAAAGCTGGaattcgtatttattttataacattttatcattatttcctataaacatatataatatataatctatatatataaaattctcgtgtcacagttttcgttgccatactcctccgaaacggcttgaccgattcttatgaaattttgtgtgcatatcgggtatgtttgagaatcagccaacatctatttttcatacctctgaatgatcagagtaaggcagaacaacgtttgccgggtgcagctagtatttaatataaataccaatttgcatttaaaatatctacgagtatgtatgtatgtttatatgtattgcatgcatgtatgtttattcttCTGGCTGGCACTCCAACATGTGTGCCTCTCGTATCGTGCTATTTAAATAGCCTAGTTAACTATACTAGTTCTGAGAATTTGAAGacggtttaattttttgctaaAACATAGTTACGTCTAGTATAAGGTAAGccgtcaaaattatttttattatacccCTTTCACCCTATCTAGAGGATATCCGGAGACTTTGGGAGTTCTTAATATTTCCGGAAGATTCGCCAAGAACCTTTCCAAAAAGAAATTCGACGAAGGATGCCGATCCCACACCTTCAGCAATATTTTcctattgttaaatataaacggTTACAGTAGAttcagttatataaaatatgttattctttGTATGGAATTTTTTCCTCCTTACGAAATCTTTTAGCGGTTTTTTAGGTTATTTGAAACTCATACGCTTCCAAATAATTTTCCGTAGTGTGGATGTAGATTGTCGTAACTATAAACTTAAATGCTtgaagttttatagcattttcttttaaaaaacgaTTAATAGAAAGTTTCTTCCCCGCAcgcgattttaaaatttagtttgtgattttccttttcttattaaattaaataatacctaatagtataaaacaaagtcgttttctctgccctatgtatgcttatatttttaaaactacgcaacggatttcgTTGGgcctttttttaatagatagagcgattaaagaggaaggtttataatatgtttaacaacatctattaaactaatccGAATTAATGCGTACGAAGCCGCgtgcaaaagctagtaaaaatatatatatttaatgacacCTATGAGCTGTGACAgtacagattatatttttatgtctactatttttaaatttctatagacatagatatagaaatataaacattacagTCTAACAATTGACTTTATTCGTGTCTAAACACGTCATATCCTCCCAATTTCACGTTCATTTTTTTGCGATTAACCATCAttcttttcaaaataacattaacagcttaagttattattttaatattattatcgaaTAGATTTTcatgttgaaataaaactaatggtttttccataaaatttattaaatatattgcaaataattaacacaaaCTCCAAAATTCCTGGctatttattaacttacttatatgtttatatcattctcattatttttatcatcattattCACTCTGGAAAcatagctgcgcctcgcggtttcacccccgtattccgtagaaatatcgggataaaaagttgcctatatgttattccagttgtccagctgtctaagtaccaaatttcattgtattcggtcagtagcttttgcgagaaagagcaacaaacacacacacacatccttacaaactttcgcatttataatattagtaggaagtggGAAGTAGGATATATGGCGTGTTTTATCGtctactagcttttcgctgcgtagaattcggttatatcacATCATATCGtatcataaatgtaaaagtttgtctggactaatataaatgacgcgacatggtaaggagtggCCTATAAGTTTTTCCAAGGTCTAGAATACTTTTCAAAATTGATTCAGTTGTTTCCTCCCCTATTTTAACCCCTTCTCTCAACTTAACTTGGGAATGACAttcttttttttgcaatataaaGCCTACTTCATATCACAAAAAATGGAATGTCATTTCCCAAGCTaatttctatcttcataccaaatttaatcaaactcGGAtctgtggtttaggcgtgagagcgtaacagacagatagatagactttcgcatttataataatagtagggattcttttttattttttatatacacatttttcCTCAATTCTCAATTTAAAACCAATGCACGGGCCTCAGCCAACTCAGTATGTGACATTTATgggtttcaataaataaactttgttaTATTCACACAAAACAAACTAGAAggaaacacaataaaaatatttacatcaatgtttgtttattacacacattttaaatacattaaaacatgAAAACCATACAAAATATCTCACTGGAAACCCGTCTTCTTAACCCTCAATATCTTCCCTTGCATTTCCCTTGGTATACCATGTTTATCCATCATATGCCGTCTCACCGTTACCGGTTTAGCGTACATAGCCCCACACTTCGCACagacatacatatacattctATCgtgtacattattataatgcacCAACATTTGGCACCTGCGATAAAATTTCTTCGGGCACAAAGTGCACTGTATCTTCTTCTCTGTGTGGTATATTAAGTGGTTCTTCCAAATTCCCCGTCTACGGAAAGTGAGTCCACATTTCTCGCATGTGAACGGCCTTTCGCCGGAGTGTATTCTCTCGTGTTCAATGAGGTCAAACTTTCTGGGTGCTTTGAACGGGCAGTGCTGGCACTGAAGGTATGGCCCGGTGCCGTGACGGGCTACAAGGTGGATTTGAAGCTCTGCTAGCACTGGGAAACCTTTGCCACAGTGCTCGCAGATATATCTAGAAATATTAATGgattattgaaaatgtataataaatttatgttcaaaTTTTTGTTGCCTTTTCCTACACTGTCTATTTTAGtactttcattaaattattgtaaaacaatACAGAGAAAAGAATTAAACTGAGAATACATTTAAGAACATTGCAGCATTTCTgctaatacaatttttataagtctTATTatgacatacatacaaaaaaaagacaCAATACACAGTATACAATAGTagtagatttaaaattatacctgCATCCATTATGCCTCTGCATATGATTTTCATATGTTTTCTGGTTtgccaatattttattacaaatattacaaatataagtcTCTTGATCTAAGCTcttgttatttgttacttttttaataaatctataacgCAATCGCCTCTTGAGTTTTCTCTTTGGTTTCACCGTCACAATATCTGAgcaaagttttttatttggcGACACAATTTTGTCCAAACTTTCCAATATTTCATGGGTCTTCTcacttttgtttttcttaattttagttgttgcattatttaaatgttcaatttGAACGTCATATAACCAGCCAAAAGagtttttattgtcattttttatattgttactttCTATTGTTGTTAAATCATTTATGTGATTGTCCGTGTTATTTATTGTCTGTTTAGGAATATTACATGCGTCTgaggtatttaataaattgtttaatttgaataatgtatattCTACAACTGTTTGCATTAAATTGTCTGTCATTAAGCTTTTTAATAATCCTAACTGCTTATCATTTGATTCAcaagtaaatttaaagtaGATACActgctttaataataataaacactttttGCACATAGAAGGCGGCAAACTATCgcccttttttaataaaattgcggCAAAGGTTGTTACCGCCTTACCATAATAACTAACATTTCCACTACTTTTGTCAAATAAGGGCACCAAGTTATCActtctgttatattttaagcatAAGCGACAAATTGAATTGTAGAGATTTTCATAAGATTccattataacataaaataaaactttaattgaaataaacaaaaatatttgtatacgaTGTAAATGCATCAATATTTTGACGTTGACGTCTTATGTCAGTGAAAAATAgcaattgaaatttgaatgtgacaaataaatacagataataacaAGAGTCTTCTAATAAACAGTTCTtacgaataatatattactttagaCCCATGACCTACGTGGacttaaaagttattaataccTATGTGATATATACAATTAAGGTATACGATCTGAAttgatattcataaatttccgaaataagataaaaaacaattacccCACATCCTACATCCTTCCTGTGCGCTATACCTATTCgcatctttatattattactttagagacataataataactgtttcttcttattgaaattaaacctCTATTaatctgaaaaataaatttctaaatccAAACAAAGAAAGTTTTTGCTATTCTGCTTTttcttatcattttataatcttgCCTGTGAACATaaaaattcgttttttttataagcataCTCTCTTTTTTTCAACTTACAATTGAATGCTAATGCCCAAACTTCAGATTCTTAGTGCAATGTATTTATtccttataaacattttaatttttttcatgtttaatATACTTCATGAAATTCATTCCATTAtccattcattttatttgaattaagagATTTCTTTACGTACGTACTgcttaaacaaatttaagggaaaagattttttcttaatgttaCTTAGttcaatattcaaacaaattttaaaagtaagatgtatgaaaaaatttcaatgggtatttaataaagtttcttTTCAAATCTTGATCTTTTTATCGGGGTATTTCAatgagaaataattaaagccAAAGAAATCTCGGGCAGACTTTTACGGGAGTCGTTTTAGATCTGACATCAACGCCATTGTGTGCCGACGATCATTTTATTGGTGACTTTTATTGATGTTCGTGGTGGTTCTTAGTGAATTTTAGTATCGCCGAATTTATTTCCCATTTACCCCCCTGATACCTGTTTGAATTCAGCAGTAAATTAGAAGGTAGTAACCAAATTTAAGGCCtacatcataaaaatcgaCTAAGACAAacaggaaaatatattaatacttatatgtGGCTAGTATTGTgggaaataatacaatttcaagcattttataataacattattgtcATAGATGTCAAGAGAGTCGTGGATTGTATAATCATCTATAGGTGTTGTGTGGTTCTTCGGTAAAAATGGGGATATGAGAATTATTATGACTTGCCCTAAGTCGGATTTAGTGAGTGGTCTCTCATTTGAGTTGTCTCTCATCAAAATTtgtatactataaaaaaggtCCAAAGTGCACAGTTTTCTACCTAAATTGATaac
Proteins encoded in this region:
- the LOC119836701 gene encoding zinc finger protein 480-like, translated to MHLHRIQIFLFISIKVLFYVIMESYENLYNSICRLCLKYNRSDNLVPLFDKSSGNVSYYGKAVTTFAAILLKKGDSLPPSMCKKCLLLLKQCIYFKFTCESNDKQLGLLKSLMTDNLMQTVVEYTLFKLNNLLNTSDACNIPKQTINNTDNHINDLTTIESNNIKNDNKNSFGWLYDVQIEHLNNATTKIKKNKSEKTHEILESLDKIVSPNKKLCSDIVTVKPKRKLKRRLRYRFIKKVTNNKSLDQETYICNICNKILANQKTYENHMQRHNGCRYICEHCGKGFPVLAELQIHLVARHGTGPYLQCQHCPFKAPRKFDLIEHERIHSGERPFTCEKCGLTFRRRGIWKNHLIYHTEKKIQCTLCPKKFYRRCQMLVHYNNVHDRMYMYVCAKCGAMYAKPVTVRRHMMDKHGIPREMQGKILRVKKTGFQ